The following is a genomic window from Spirosoma foliorum.
CAAAGGGGGAAACCATGTTCCGTATTTCGCAGCTATACGGGGTAACCATCGAGCAGATTCAGGCCTGGAATAATTTGCCGGATGTTGGGGTTAAGCTGGGGCAGAAAATTAAGATTATGAAAAACTAATGAAAAATGAATAATGGAGAATGAATAGTGTAAAGTCTATTTTCCCGCAGTTTACATTATTCATTCTCCATTTTACATTAAAAAGCTATGATTCTGATTAATAATACCTGCATCAGCGATGATGTTGCTGAAAAATTCTTCGTTTGCAACTTAGATAAATGTAAAGGTGCCTGTTGTGTTGAGGGTGACATGGGCGCACCTTTAGAAGGCGATGAACATCTGATTCTGGATCGCATCTACGAAGATATAAAACCCTATCTCTCGCCCGAAGGGATCAAAGTTATTGAAGAACGAGGGGGTTATGAATCCGACGGTTTTGACGGCTTTGTAACGAATACGGTTGGTGGCCGGGAGTGTGTTTACGCAACCTGGAATGATAAAGGGATTCTGAAATGTGCTATTGAAGAAGCCTACAATGATGGTAAAGTCGACTGGAAAAAACCGATTTCCTGTCATTTGTACCCGATTCGGGTTACCAAATATGAAGCGTTTCATGCTCTCAACTATGACCGCTGGCCAATTTGTAGTCCAGCTTGTAGCTTTGGTGAGCAATTAAATGTCCCCATCTACAAATTTGTTCGCGAAGCGCTTATTCGGGCTTATGGCGAGGAATGGTATAATCGCTTGTCGAAAGCAATTGAAGAAAAAGAATAAACGGATTGCCGTTTGCTCATGGAACAACGCGATTATTTTGAAGAGGTATATGAAGTAGTACGACTGATCCCCAAAGGTCGCGTGACGAATTATGGCACGATTGCCCGCTATCTAAGTCTTCGGGCGGGCGCTCGAATGGTCGGCTGGGCCATGAATGGCTGTCACAATCGACCTGATGTGCCCGCACACCGGGTCGTCAACAGTGTGGGCGTCCTATCAGGCAAACACTTTTTTGGTGAACCTGATGTTATGCAGCGCCTTCTGGAAGCAGAAGGTGTTCAGGTTAAAAACGATAAAGTCGTTGACTTCAAAAAAGTTTTCTGGGACCCTGCGGTTGAACTGGCTTTGTAAGAGAGGTTTTAAGCCGCCTGTTTTTGCTGCTCAACTAGCTTCGCTAAGACCGATAGCACATCTTGTAATTCCTGAGCCAGAACAGGGTCGGTTAATTGATCGTTAGCGGCTAATCTTTGCTTGACAAAAGGTACAATCAGTGACGCTTTTCCGGGCGTTATCGCCATAAGAACGTCCAGCGTGTGCGATAGCGCAGCATGTGCCCGCATGCCACCTGTATCGGAAGGGCCAGCGCTGATAATGCCCGTAGGCTTATGCACAAACTCGCCCGATGAAGCAATCCAGTCGAGCATATTTTTCAGAACACCCGGCATACCATGAATGTATTCGGGAGTACAGACGATTACGGCATCGGCTTCTCGAAGTTGAGTGCGCAGACTTTTTACCGCTTCGGGCGCTTGATCGGTATCGCGTTCGGGACTGAAATGTGGAAGATCGTCAAGCCCGTCGTAGAGTTTGACTGTTACCTCCGATGGGGCTAAGTTGGCGATGGCTCGCAGGAGCGATGTATTCGTGGAGGCTGCCCGCAGGCTACCCGAGATGGCCAGAATGTTCATGCGTGTTGGGACTAGTACCTATCGCAACACTTTCGTAATCTCGTTTAGTTTCTCCATTTTCTGGACAAAATCGCCTTTGAGTTGATTCCGGATAGCGGTCAGATTATCCAGGGTTTCCTGTAAGCTATCAGGCAGAATATCTT
Proteins encoded in this region:
- a CDS encoding DUF3109 family protein, coding for MILINNTCISDDVAEKFFVCNLDKCKGACCVEGDMGAPLEGDEHLILDRIYEDIKPYLSPEGIKVIEERGGYESDGFDGFVTNTVGGRECVYATWNDKGILKCAIEEAYNDGKVDWKKPISCHLYPIRVTKYEAFHALNYDRWPICSPACSFGEQLNVPIYKFVREALIRAYGEEWYNRLSKAIEEKE
- a CDS encoding MGMT family protein, which codes for MEQRDYFEEVYEVVRLIPKGRVTNYGTIARYLSLRAGARMVGWAMNGCHNRPDVPAHRVVNSVGVLSGKHFFGEPDVMQRLLEAEGVQVKNDKVVDFKKVFWDPAVELAL
- a CDS encoding NADPH-dependent FMN reductase, producing MNILAISGSLRAASTNTSLLRAIANLAPSEVTVKLYDGLDDLPHFSPERDTDQAPEAVKSLRTQLREADAVIVCTPEYIHGMPGVLKNMLDWIASSGEFVHKPTGIISAGPSDTGGMRAHAALSHTLDVLMAITPGKASLIVPFVKQRLAANDQLTDPVLAQELQDVLSVLAKLVEQQKQAA